The DNA segment CGGGGCGGACCAGCTTGCCCAGGCCCGAAATCGAGGTGATCTTGTTCTTCTTGAACAGGTAGGCGATGCCGCCCGTCAGCTTGTCCACCACGCCCGTCTTGCGCGACAGCATCTTGCCCAGGTCCATCTTCAGGCCGTCCACCATGATGCCGTGATCGGCCACGTCATGCGCGATCATCTCGAACTTCTCGCTGCTGTCCAGCATGGCCTTGCTGGGAATGCAGCCCACGTTCAGGCAGGTGCCGCCCAGACTGGGTTTGCCGTCCCGCGTAAAATCGTCCACGCAGGCGGTCTTGAAGCCCAACTGGGCGGCGCGAATGGCGGCCACGTACCCCGCCGGGCCGCCGCCGATGACCAACACATCATAGGAATCCATATCGCCCCTGAGCGTATCACTGCGGGCGAAAACGGATGGTGGCGCGTCCCGGCGCTGGAGTCTCTGGGCTGGAGACAGAGGCGCTGATCCGCCATATTGGGGGTCATGAACCCTGCTTTTGATCTGGACTACACGCTGGACGTCCTCGTGCGCCTACTGGACACTCCCAGCCCCACCGGATTTACGGAAGCTGCCGTTGCGCTGATCGAAAAGGAAGTGGCGGCGCTGAGACTCACGCCCACGCGAACCCGCAAGGGCGCACTGACCTGGGAAGTTCCTGGCAGCGGTGATGGACACGTCACCTTCAGCGGCCACACCGACACTCTGGGGGCGATGGTCAAGGGCATCAAGCCCAACGGGCGGTTGCTGCTGTCCATGCTGGGCGGCTACGACTGGGCCACCGTGGAAGGTGAGGACGTGCGGGTGCATACCCAGAGCGGGCGCGTGATTACGGGAACAGTGGTCAACATCCGCCAGAGTACCCACGTCCACGGTGCGGCCCTGCGTGACCTGAAGCGCGAGGCCGCCGTGATGGAAGTCCGGCTGGACGAGCGTACGGAGAGCGCGGCCGAGACTCGCACCCTGGGCATCGGCGTGGGTGATTTCGTCAGTTATGACGCTCGGCCCCGCGTGACTGCCGCCGGGTACATCAAATCCCGTCACCTGGACAACAAGGCAGCGGTGGCAATTTTCCTGGCCGTCACGAAGGAACTGGTCAAGACTCCGCCTGCCAGAACGGTGGCCTTTCACGTCACCACCTACGAGGAAGTCGGCCACGGCGCGGCCACGGGCATCCCGCCCCACACCGATGAACTGATCGCGGTGGATATGGCGGCGGTGGGAAGCGGCCAGACCAGCAGCGAACACTGCGTCACGTTGTGCGTGGCGGACAGCGGTGGTCCCTACGATCACGCACTGGGCAACCGTTTGCGGGCGGCGGCGGCCTCTGCGAACCTGGACCTGCGGGTGGATTTGTATCCCTTCTATTCCTCGGATGGCACGGCGGCGTGGCGGGCGGGTGGCGACTACCCGGTGGCGCTGATCGGCCCCGGCGTGGACGCCAGCCACTCCTACGAGCGGATGCACACCGACGCCCTGCGCGACACGACGGCGCTGATGCTGGCGTATCTGGGAAGAGAAGAATAAAACCGAACCCGGAAGATCACCGCCTGCTGGCGCTGTGGGCAGCGGTGTGCGCGGAGCATGTGCTGGACATTTTCGAGGCCCACCGTCCGCAGGACGACCGCCCCCGGAAAGCGGTGGAGGCTGTGCGGACCTGGGTGCAGGGCGATCTGGGCGTGAGCGTGGTGCGGGCTGCTGCCTTTGCCGCCCATGCGGCGGCACGTGATGCCCCGACACCTGCGGCTACCTCGGCGGCCCGCGCCGCTGGACATGCCGCTGCCACCGCGCATGTCGTGACGCACGCGCCGCACGCGGCTAGATACGCGCGGGCTGCGGCTTCGGATG comes from the Deinococcus sp. AJ005 genome and includes:
- a CDS encoding putative immunity protein codes for the protein MKPNPEDHRLLALWAAVCAEHVLDIFEAHRPQDDRPRKAVEAVRTWVQGDLGVSVVRAAAFAAHAAARDAPTPAATSAARAAGHAAATAHVVTHAPHAARYARAAASDVEAELEWQRQQLPERLCAFAFG
- a CDS encoding M42 family metallopeptidase; the encoded protein is MNPAFDLDYTLDVLVRLLDTPSPTGFTEAAVALIEKEVAALRLTPTRTRKGALTWEVPGSGDGHVTFSGHTDTLGAMVKGIKPNGRLLLSMLGGYDWATVEGEDVRVHTQSGRVITGTVVNIRQSTHVHGAALRDLKREAAVMEVRLDERTESAAETRTLGIGVGDFVSYDARPRVTAAGYIKSRHLDNKAAVAIFLAVTKELVKTPPARTVAFHVTTYEEVGHGAATGIPPHTDELIAVDMAAVGSGQTSSEHCVTLCVADSGGPYDHALGNRLRAAAASANLDLRVDLYPFYSSDGTAAWRAGGDYPVALIGPGVDASHSYERMHTDALRDTTALMLAYLGREE